One stretch of Plodia interpunctella isolate USDA-ARS_2022_Savannah chromosome 10, ilPloInte3.2, whole genome shotgun sequence DNA includes these proteins:
- the LOC128672785 gene encoding U3 small nucleolar RNA-associated protein 6 homolog, with protein MAEQVNQRIELMINELEQMRRTNLFDDEEIRDISRKRKEFEYKLQRRVKHKEDFVQYLSYELALLEEISLRREQAKLSEKKNDIEYAIAKRLNKVFKQFIYRFQNDVEIYFEYVKFCKSVGFEQAISTIIGQMLQIHGDKPKMWQLASKWERIEQEDLATAKQFLLKGIHRHPESAVLYLELFEIELLLFHKAESPEDKEKQIKIADVVWRNGVKNVNDLTFLFKLCDLCLKYDADKAITDGIKQEIWSKRDQQEIWPYIAAKELEGTHWEEIEEFADNDSFYPKQLRNFISVYEEALLKFPDQNLCTKYIHDLLGVTDSICNDNQKIDAVKQAWLFGHEHGLLTNEMYEFGIDLLKLEDESQEQLVEILDAASKTNPQLVCIWKEKLLLNKSDDKKMLSILQEASKVLKSDDALTLWNLTTDYINSPNTLKTLHKRFQNCENVVVLAIKPKLLQKVYDHNGLKAARELYEDLIRTPPTQLEVHQIMIDIERAQEKMNVKNIRKYYECAIQHHGSEDISIWMDYMKFEMDSGNIQAPSTLYRRAIATLKKEFVDEFIKLHTLAKLK; from the exons atggcAGAACAGGTAAACCAGCGTATCGAGTTAATGATAAATGAGTTGGAGCAGATGAGAAGAACTAATTTATTCGACGACGAAGAAATTAG aGATATATCTCGGAAACGCAAAGAGTTTGAGTACAAATTACAAAGAAGGGTGAAGCACAAGGAGGATTTTGTTCAGTACTTATCCTACGAATTGGCTTTGCTAGAAGAAATATCACTGCGAAGAGAACAAGCCAAACTTTCAGAAAAAAAGAATGACATAGAATATGCTATCGCGAAACGTCTAAACAAAGTTTTTAAGCAGTTTATATACAGGTTTCAAAATGATGTTGAAATATACTTTGAATATGTGAAATTTTGCAAGAGTGTTGGCTTTGAACAGGCTATTTCAACGATTATTGGTCAAATGCTACAG ATTCATGGTGACAAACCCAAAATGTGGCAATTAGCTAGTAAATGGGAGAGGATTGAGCAGGAGGACCTTGCTACCGCTAAGCAGTTCCTCCTGAAGGGCATCCATAGGCATCCAGAATCAGCAGTCCTGTACTTGGAACtctttgaaattgaattgttGCTATTTCATAAAGCTGAATCACCTGAGGATAAG gaaaaacaaataaaaattgctgATGTTGTATGGAGAAATGGAGTGAAGAATGTGAATGATTTGACATTCTTGTTCAAGCTTTGCGACCTGTGTTTGAAGTATGATGCTGATAAAGCTATAACTGACGGAATCAAGCAGGAGATATGGTCAAAGCGAGACCAACAGGAAATTTGGCCTTACATTGCTGCTAAGGAATTAGAA GGTACTCACTGGGAAGAAATAGAAGAATTTGCAGATAATGATTCTTTTTACCCTAAGCAATTGAGGAACTTCATCAGTGTCTATGAAGAGGCTTTGCTAAAG TTTCCAGATCAAAATTTATGCACCAAATACATTCATGACTTGCTGGGAGTTACAGACTCAATATGCAATGACAATCAAAAGATAGATGCTGTGAAGCAGGCTTGGTTATTTGGCCATGAACATGGCTTACTTACAAATGAAATGTATGAATTTGGTATTGACCTCTTGAAGCTAGAAGATGAATCACAGGAACAACTAGTAGAG ATTTTAGATGCGGCATCAAAAACAAATCCACAACTTGTCTGTATTTGGAAAGAGAAACTGTTATTGAACAAATCCGATGACAAGAAAATGCTGTCAATCCTACAAGAGGCATCAAAAGTGTTGAAATCTGATGATGCACTAACACTCTGGAACCTTACTACGGATTATATTAACTCTCCAAATACT TTGAAAACATTACACAAGAGATTTCAGAATTGTGAAAATGTTGTTGTGTTAGCTATCAAGCCCAAATTGCTTCAGAAGGTCTATGATCACAATGGATTGAAAGCAGCTAGGGAATTGTATGAGGACTTAATTAGGACTCCACCGACACAACTTGAAGTACACCAAATAATGATAGACATAGAGAGAGCTCAAGAAAAGatgaatgtcaaaaatatcagGAAATACTATGAGTGTGCCATCCAACACCACGGCAGTGAGGATATCAGTATTTGGATGGACTATATGAAGTTTGAAATGGACTCTGGGAACATTCAAGCACCTTCCACTCTGTACAGAAGAGCTATTGCTACTTTGAAGAAAGAATTTGTagatgaatttataaaattacacactttagctaaattaaaataa
- the LOC128672787 gene encoding mitochondrial carrier homolog 2-like has translation MDEIEKEKIAALPSQLLVTTICHPMEYAKVLIQLGYEPMPPRRSTTLFGRPAMVLPNVFQYIKFIKTSDGFFGCYRGLSARILGLIASSQLTSKVIYACGINLPEINDPPNIVTDEEPKLEDYIRLGRRDMIMHTASVIVSYPFHVVSIRMMASFVGKEEDYSSLIGAVVAIYRDDGIRGFFHGLIPKILADLSCVAVTGILAYYVNKYLVKTKDLRYYTVPLLTFITSTITYPLVVVSTCMAVAGSSLKAGNPPLMPSYPNWQTCWRDLLRNKQHKRGSSLIFRYYIAPIAAMQIQ, from the coding sequence atggacgaaattgaaaaggaaaaaattgCGGCACTGCCGTCCCAATTGCTGGTCACTACAATATGTCATCCCATGGAATATGCAAAAGTGTTGATCCAACTAGGCTACGAACCAATGCCTCCCCGCCGGTCTACAACACTTTTTGGACGTCCAGCGATGGTATTACCTAATGTATTTCAGTACATCAAATTCATCAAGACCTCAGACGGCTTCTTTGGCTGCTACCGAGGCCTGTCAGCTCGAATTTTAGGGCTCATTGCATCCAGTCAACTGACTTCAAAGGTAATTTACGCTTGTGGTATCAACCTTCCTGAAATCAATGACCCACCCAATATAGTGACCGATGAAGAGCCTAAGTTGGAAGATTACATCAGGCTCGGTCGTCGGGACATGATTATGCACACAGCTTCTGTTATCGTATCTTACCCATTCCATGTTGTTTCCATCAGAATGATGGCCTCATTCGTCGGCAAAGAGGAAGATTACAGCTCATTGATTGGAGCAGTTGTAGCAATCTACAGAGACGATGGAATCCGTGGTTTCTTTCATGGATTGATTCCAAAAATTTTGGCAGATTTGTCATGTGTAGCTGTCACTGGCATATTAGCCTACTATGTCAACAAATATTTGGTCAAAACGAAGGACCTGAGATATTACACAGTCCCTCTGCTAACTTTCATAACCAGCACAATCACTTATCCGCTGGTAGTGGTATCGACTTGCATGGCTGTTGCTGGGTCTAGCCTGAAAGCTGGCAACCCACCTTTGATGCCTTCATATCCCAATTGGCAGACTTGCTGGAGAGATTTGCTGAGGAACAAGCAACACAAGCGTGGCTCATCTTTAATCTTTAGGTACTACATAGCTCCGATCGCAGCCATGCAAATCCAATAA